GTATAGATACATATCATTAAGATATCCTGAATTACAAAAGAATTTAAGATTACGTTCAGAAGTGATAATGAAGATGAGAGAATACCTAATTAAAGAATGCGATTTTGTGGATATTGAAACTCcaacattatttaaaaatactccTGAAGTATGTATACCAGAATGGTACTAAAAACATTATGGCCAAGATGTTTAaaccttcttttttttaacacaGGGAGCACATGAATTTATAGTTCCAACAAAACTCTTGGGCCAATTTTATTCATTAGTACAGAGTCCCCAAcaatttaaacaattattaatgGTTGGTGGCTTTGATAGATATTTTCAAGTTGCGAGATGTTACAGGGATGAAAAACCTAGACATGATAGACAACCTGAATTTACACAGGTATAATTTTTGACTTGTAGATATATAtcctttataaaattatttagtaCTCATAGATATGTTATTACACAGCTGGATATTGAAATGTCATTCGTTGATTGTGAAGGAATAATGATGTTAATTGAAAACTTATTAGCATATTCTTGGCCTCAAGAATCAGGAGAATTAACTATTCCTTTTAAACACATGAAATATGAGGATGCAATGGAATTATATGGTACAGACAAACCAGATTTACGAATACCACAACAAGTAAGATTTAAATATACTTCTAATTCAAATTCGaagaataatttcaaaaatagtaTTAATATTTCAGCTTTGTAGACTGACAGAATTAATTGATCATTCGGTATTAGAACAGAGTTtaaaaatggaacaaaatgaACACCGTGAAGTTTATGCTCTAGTTTTTTCCCAAAAACATGTATGTTTAcaagttatttatattttccttgatttttggtatttttatatttataacatgttTTGTATACCCTAGGGTTTTCTTACAAAATCTATCAAAGATACTATATCTGAGCTACAATGTACTTATTTCCCTTCTGTGAAATTAATACAAACAAAGATACCTAACAAATCGCcagtaataacaaatattattgaTGGAAATGTACAAcaaaagttaaatttaaaagaaggAGATGTACTGTTTTTAGCTTGTGGAGAAAAAGTACACACGGTAAATATTAATCtgctaattatattttctacatttattaATGATACATTAACATCaagcatttatatatattaacatcAAACTTAAAATTACAGCAATCACTATTAGGAAAAGTACGTCTTGAATTTACAAAGTCCTTAGAAAGTAAAGGTCAAGAAATTTGTACTAATAGGAATGAATTTTTATGGATCACTGATTTCCCTTTATTTTCGTTTAATACTGAAACAAATTCACTAGAAACTATGCATCATCCATTCACGCAACCTCATCCAGATGATATGCAATATCTTATGAACAATCCACTGAAGGTACccatgttaattaattaataagctTAATAGTATTTTAATAAGTGAAATACTTTTATAGGTTAGAGGATTGCATTATGATTTGGTTATGAATGGTTTCGAGATCGCAGGAGGATCGATACGAATCCATGACTCAAAATTACAAAAACAACTATTTAAGATGCTAAATATAGATGAAACACACTTAATGCATATACTTGATGCTTTAGAATCTGGTGCTCCACCTCATGGTGGAATTGCtataggtattttatttttaattcaaatattaactATATGTGACAATGGAGTATCATAACAAATAAGTTGGATTTTTAGGATTGGACCGTTTAATATGTTTGCTCTGTaacacaaaaaatataaaaaatgtgatAGCATTTCCAAAAACTACTACAGGTCGAGATTTAATGTCAGGAGCTCCGGTTCCCATTtctgagaaaataaaaaaattgtataacatACAGACGGTAgacaaataaaacaatattcaaGAAGTATCTTTTGCATTTTTTACtctattgtaaaaatatttataagagGCTAGTTGGTCGTATTCACTTCGAAAAGtattattcaataatttttgtatattttataaaatatattcgatatttttatttgtttcaaaatcATCACACTTATGATAAAATCTATGTCATTACAGCAGAAATGAAAAGGAAGATCGCTAATGTAATATTAACAAAGTCAATCAAACAATGTGAACTAAGGATAAGGGCCTTTAGCGGTCAGTGTTCGAATTATATGCACATTTCTTTTCCGATGCTCTGGGTGGAAGAAATGCGCATATGTGCGACGAGAAGGGAAATTCGTATTAACGATCAGCGAAGGGTAAgggtaaaaaaatataaaaattacttgaaaacttaataaaatattagtaataaattCCTTTCCTTTGTACTGTGAAAATAACAATAAGAATACTACAAGCAGACAGCAGCAACTGGCAATAACGATTATTAGAAATGATTAGACAGTACAATAAAAAAATGAGATTATTTGTTGCAAGATAATTATATGAATGTATTTAGAAATAGTTTCAATAAATCAGACCGTAGtttaacaatattttacaattttgttgTTTGTCCTTGTCACTATCCAATTccataaaaacaaaaaatcaaAAAATGCAATCGGCAAATATTTAAGAAAGCGTGGAATTTTAAGAGGAATAGTATAACAAACGACCGCGAAATAGTTTTCGAAAATTCCGAGATGTGATGTCAAATTCCAAGTATTATTGAAATAGTGTTAcctcttataatattatattctcttGTTATAAAATAGAGATtttgacaaaatattttttcgagaACCCGAAAATATAATCTGAGAAATTTCTGGAATGTGATGTTATTTTCGAATTGTGCCACTTCCTATTACCATGTTCTTCTGATACAAAATCGCTATTTTAGccgataaattttttattctcaTATGTCCTCAGAAAATGACCTGTTTTCAAGAATTTGAAAAGATTCGAAATACTTTTTATGTTGTATTATTCTCTTAATATTTATCAAAACTTACCAATTTTCTCAAACTCttcgttattttttataacttgttCGTTAAATTTTTGGAAACTTATTGGAAAGGATTTGAGTATTTTATtcatttgcaaaataaaattattttattcaattcaaTCTGTAAGTTTATAAGAATTGTATAATTCTACAATGAGtttataattttctgtataACAATTTGtgtaatcgtttataaaatgtataattttataataatttcattccgTTAATTGATCGATAGATCTAAAACAACTCCTCTcatacaaaaattgaaaatgacAATCAAAACCTATAAGAGCATTAACTCATCGGTGATAAGAGTTCGTGATGGCGCGTATTTTTGGTTAGTTCCGTACGATCCGGTATTAACATACATTTTCCCCTCTTGCTATGCATACGCACATTTCTCCCGTCAAAAACATTGTAGGAAGAACTGTGCATATAGTTCGATCGTTTGATCACTAGAGGTGATAATTTGTGAAGCTAAATTCCTCCCATACTCATCGGTtatctttgtattataattattcctACTTAATGTTCGCCTTTTTTGCCATATTTTAGACATATTCTTATATTCGTACTTTTACCTCGATTAATGTTCTTATAATCACCTTCATCAATTCTTAGGACTGCTTCTCCAAAGCGAGTATGTTCATTTGCCGTAAATATATCTCACTCTCGCTCCCAATGCAAACTGAGCTGAACGTGCTGAAAAAAGCAATTCCTGGGATACACCTTTCTAGATAATATTCGCCACGCGAACCCAACCAACGAACATTAAGCGGGTAGTAGTGTATATgaacatttatatgtatattactttatgacattaattttataaaaaaatctcACGCGTTTCGTTCACCTGTAATCAAAATAAACACTCAAACTTTGGTATTCTGCTTTTCTTAAGGTTaaaaaaatgcataaacatgTTTACTCTATTCAAGTCTATGatccaaataaaattaaatatatatactttcaatacaatcattttatttacagtaatcaataatattgtttaaatatGATAAATCATTCTTAGTTAAATTTGTTAAGAAAAACTGACCTATGTAATTTAGTTTAAGCattttattcatataataatatatgttttCACATTTtgcttaaatttaattaattttcggcACTTGATGTTTCTTAAAGAGTTGCGTGATCAAAAAAACTAGGTAAAATCAATCTTTTAGTCAATGTAAAAGTTAAGCTGCAAATGTATAGTATATAgttaaattatacataatatacatggTATATCTAAATGATATATACATTTAACTAGGTATCTAATGTAATTGTAAGATATTTCTTCAAtgaacatataaatatttccaacttTTATTGGAAGTATGaacatattattatacatatttcacatTAGAAGAAATAGTAACAGTATCTGTCATATATCACCAATTTCTACAAATTTCACGTGTTGATATTTGAAGAGATCAAAGTTTTCGTGAACGTCCCCGTTTTCTGAGCGTAGTAATTTTACTTGTTACTGACCTAGTTGTGTGTAGCTTCTTTTGAATATTTGGtacagattttatatttttttgtaaatttctatgTTTCTTCAAATGTTGTACAAAAAGTAATCTAGATCTAATTAATTTCTTACATATCTGACATCTGCGTATTTGTTGttctgtaataaatatttttcagttaTTTAATGTTCTTGTAATGAATTATCATACatatatcaataaaataattattaaaaataacatacCAGATTTTTTTGTTCCATGTTGTAAACAATGTGCTCTTAATAAAGCAGCACTGGGAAACCACCTTCCACAATCAGAACAACTTAATTTTTTTACCTCCCAGGTGCATTTTGGtctttgatttctttttcttttaatctttttaattatagtcTGTTTTTTTGGCTCAATgtgttccttcttttctttaatttctatgGATGGTCGTTCAACTGATAATTTACTAAATCTACGTTTTTTTCTTTGAGAATGTTCTGAACGTACATGACGGGCTAATGCTACCACTACATCGAATTTTTGTTGACATATTTTACAAGCGTATTGTTTTTTAACAGTATCTTCAGTCGTTCCATTTGCATGTTTCAATTTCTGTTCATTAAATCGTATTGTATTAGAGGGTGATTTCGAACAAACTCGCAAATGAGTTTCTAGAGCTCTTTGTTGTCTAAAGTTTCTTAAACAATGTTGacattgtaataaaattgcttTTGAATTCGATTGTTGTGATTCGTCATCGGAATCCCCAaccattataatttcattttctttatcgCTAGAATATTTATCTTTACTATCATCTATAGTTATTTCAACAACATCCCGCTCTGACTGCAGGATACTTTCTTCTTCatcaatatcaatttcaataatttcaactTCTTTTCGCTTAacctttttcattcttttcgaGTCGGTATTTCTTTGACGATATCTAGAATGAGCTACTCTTTTATTTCGTCTTACTCTTTTTCTAACATTATTGTCTTCTTCAGTTACAAGAGATGCTGGTTGTATAATAATTTCGGAATCTTCGCGATTTACAGAAATTAATTGTTGTTTCCGGGATCGCTTAGTTTTGTACTGTATTTGTGACGACTCGGGTGATGTATATTCAATTGAACCATTCGATATATCTAAATTTGTACTACTTGGTATTAAATCTGCTGATGAATTTGCTAATGTCTCCAATAATTCCTGTTGACTATCTAACAGATTGAATTTTCTCTTTGTTAAACTATTAGACATCTTATTAGACACATTAGAATTTTGGTACACTGAAGTTTCATATTCCGTTTCTTTGAGATTTCCAAAGTTATTTTGATCTCTGTTAATGATCTTTTTATTCATTTGCTTTTTTGCTGCATTTGCTTTCAAATTTTGAAGAGTTTTGTGAATTTCATCGAATGTTAGTTCAGAATCAGATTGATCACCTTCGAATAAGATGTATTGCACAGTTGATTGTTCTACAAATTCACTATCACTTTTATCATCTTCCTGATATTCTTCAGAATTATCTGTAAAAAAttgagatatttttataatatctgaaatttcgttatatcaagatattatttaataattaccaGTTTTAAATACATACCCATATTTGCAGAACAATCGTCCATCATTAAATATGTTACATCTGGTTGTTTTTCATTTGTTGCAtatataatgttagaaactcGTTTTGTACCTAAATTTAAATTAgaatgtttcattaaatttgaattttcttccaatatatattctttttcttgtatcctttcattttcatttgacatgattttattttcattatccaTTGATATATCATTTATTGGTTCACTTTTAGGAAAAAATATTGGTGACTCAGTAGTCAGTAATTGCCTTTTTATCTGTGTTGGTTTTTTAACAGTTCTAACTGCGCCTTCGCCTATTAATCTTTCAACATCTGATCTGTAAATAtgatcattttattattttcacatgtAATTATTGAATTACATTTGTTATTAACTATATCTGATATGtaatatatgcataaatatacatacttcatgagaaattgaaaatttgttggTGGTTCACCAGATTCATCATAAACTGCTACAGCAAAAATTTCATCTGAATCTTCAACCGCATATAACGCTAATTGTTGACCAGCAGCAGTTACAAATGTGGCTATTGTTTCTTCATCTCCATCTTGATCATcaactattactttattatatgTTTCTGCTTCACTTTCCTCTGATTCTGAAAGCTATCACATCATATTAATTAACAAAACAtactaaaataaaagaagaatttacCAATTTCATTATTTCGCTTTTATCACTTCAATGTATTCTGAtcttttatcataaaaattatcataaaaaaacatttaatatttacCAACAATTCTTCCTTATTGACATCATTTGAAAGCCACTTTTGCCTAGATGTATTTTCTCCAGATAATGATATAGCATCTTCCGCATATTCAACAGACATTGTTGCATTCATGCTTTCTTCAAAATATTCAGAAGTATCTTTCTGTTTACAAATAACTTCCTCTGATATTTGATTAATATCTATGTTTTCATCTACAATTATTTCCTCACCAACAATCTATACataatattgataattaataataaaataaattaaaaatatataagatatatatataagatgtagtatgtagaaaagtatataaaaatataatacaaagtataaaatagacaaagaatatgtaataatataagatgtatatttgttgaaatattaattattttgttaccaATGTTTCTTCCGAGTGTTCACATTTGGGTAGAACCATAAATTCTGCTGAAGTTTCATTTATAGTACATGGTTTTTGTATGATCTCTTGAGAAACCATTTTTTTGTAGATATTAACATCATTCACAAATGACATTTTTTTTAccgttttatatattaaatggtAATTATATTATCTCAGCTAACAAGTACATATGTTAAGAAAATGTAATTcctaaaatacaaaattgaaaatacatattaaaaaatatatttatgctaCTTAATTAAGGATCAAATATTATAGAGATCATTTCATGCATAAGAAAACACGTCTAAATTATCAATACAGGTATTTACTTAGGGTTATGCTCATTGTAATAATCATGACTTACAAGTTAGAGATTTTATTAACAGCAAACGATAATTAGCCAGCACACTCCTTTTTACATTTAACACAAactgatatatatattatgagtTTCCATATTTATCGTTGTGTTCAATAACGAAAATACACAACTATTTAACGACTTTATAAGTTCCATAACATAATAACCTAAATAacataattagtaataataatcgTGGAACCGTATATCGAGTTTTGTAGAAATGTCTTTAATGATAACTTGTTTTCGTACTTCTACATATTTAATACAACGAAAAACAATGCATAAAACTGtacaatttaatacaatttccCGTCTttcaatttacatatataattagtatCAAATACACATAGCACTAATGTGTGCTCTAACACATACAGAAACATAACCCTAGACATTACGCGTTGCGCGCATAGAGAAACTATCTAACTAAAGTTGTCATATGTTTCGGTTgaattttttatcaatatattcttctaatttcattttaataaatttatatgctTTTATCCTCGTACGCTAGTGAATGAAATGGCAAAAAGAACCATTTTACTAAAAACTTAGTTTGATAAGTAGAAAGGTTTGATATATGTAAAACAGTATCTTATACAGTTTGCACGTTTTGAAATTATCTTCCAGTGCATACTATCTACTATCGTGTATTACATTTACATCCTTTTTCGATCGATAATGTAGGAAAGAGATAAAGGGATGATGGATATCTGGCTACACTGatacgtacatatgtaggtATATAGTATGCCAAATGCCAGCCTATTTCAGAATTTGCTGTTTTTAAAGTTGATCAGTACTTATCTCCTCCCTCCCTTCTATTTACTATACTATTTCGATTGGACAAGTTTGACACGTGATATTCTAGTACATAGCTTAAGCACGTAGGTGTGACTTGTCAGCTGATGTATCGTCAGGATTTgttaaattaacaattattcttttaaatttcctctGTTATTCTTCATTTATAGATAATAATGGCTTTACATTCAGCGGGGAAAGGAAAACTTCTTGCTGTGATCGGAGACGAGGTATTTGAAATGTATATTTAAGTTTATTTGATATCcgaagtatatatataaaagtttcatttttagGATACTTGTGTTGGATTTCTTTTGGGCGGGGTTGGTGAAATTAATAAACATCGACAACCTAATTTTATGGTCGTAGATAAAAGTATGTATGTTaccaaatttcaattaaaaaaaaaaaatcaaatatgAAAGTCTATATTTTTCTGTGCTTGTATTCAAATATTGTACTCAAATATTCTATACTTTGTATTAAAATGTTTATCAaacgaattattattatttatagtttcTTAAATCTGTAgcatttacatatttctttacAGATACAGCTGTAAGTGACATAGAAGATACGTTTAAACGTTTCATTAAACGAGATGATATTGATATTATACTTATCAATCAAAATGTAAGTATCATATTTATCCTTAAAATAACAATaagattctaaaaaataaatgtggtgtattttaataatgtaaataagagtaatatttttatatattctttatatatataaaataaaaaataaggaaaaatattctttgaaaaataaagttttaataaatacaatttatcaaTAAGATTATCTATGCTTTgtaattaatagaattaaaattttattgtatatatttattaataaattattattaaataatatgattatattgatatatctttgataatatatttttaaggtTGCTGAAATGATTCGTCATGTAATTGATAGCCACACACAACCTATACCTTCAGTATTAGAAATTCCAAGTAAAGACCATCCATATGATGCCAGTAAGGATTCTATTTTAAGGCGTGCTAAGGTAAGATTGTAGTACTTATAATTATTAGTATAAAAATAATCatcacatttatttattttttatcaattctTCATACACTGTATATAATTATGGATgacgattttaatattttatttttatattaatattgtgaaaaaatatatgtatattaacattatacataaagtaaatttatttaaaggGAAACTATCAATTTGCTATaactttgtaattatatatttgatcATCAATAtctataaatagtattttattacaaaaattttgttttatgttaAAAACAATATCCATATAAACCACTTATCATACCTACTTTAAAGTTACCAATTAATTAGATATTCTAATTTTACTTTACAGGGAATGTTTAATCCAGAAGATATACATTAATCTGTGTATAAAAAAGATTTGACAACCTCTTTGGTATTTGTTAATATCTGTATGTAATGGCTGTTGTGAAATTATAGATTAcatagaaaaaatagaaatatgtataacattCCATTATTTACATCTCAAAAATTtaccaatttttcaatttctttatacAATGTGTGTATAAATTTTGTTCTGTACAGACATCtggtattatttaaattttaaatcactGTTAAACAAAGGAAGCATATTCTACTAAGATGTTGCTTATATGAATTTTTtgattatgtaaataaatataataaacaacaaTGTACTTAAAGCTCATTACAAGACAGCAAAAATACCAGTTTCATTAATGTATGTAATAGAAAATGAATGTGCATGAATGTATATTATTTACTAATAAGTTGTTATTTCATgtatttaatgaatatttaaacagATAAATGACAGGAGATACAAAATtagaatatatgtatttgaATGAGTTGAAATTTTGTCCTTGTCTAACAGACAGAAAATTTtgtcatattattttttttactaataccaattacaaataatatcagtttttatctatataatttatttttgaaataattttatcacaATACTATAAAAACTTTGATCAAACTTTTTATTATGGATTATCTGTATCATGGAAGCTACgattaatatcattatatatcatattttactttgaaagtattgaaaaatatcatattattattattttaaaattatttaataaaatcttaaCATGTATGTTTACATTGCTATACAttacagtataataataatgtgcTTAATATCTTCAacacaattatttaaatttaatgattAACTCAGataaataatgtttatttttttaatttattaaataaggaTTAAAAAACATGTATATTAATACTTGGAAAAATATATCATCACTCCTAGATATATTTTGTAGCAATATTCGCATATAATGCTATGCGATTATTAGAGAACCAAAACTATCATTCTACATGTAAGAAATTAAAGTGGTTAAGATTTtctcaaaataaataataattgtcagttatacaatgtaaataacacacataaataattaatcttaCACTCTAGAGAGCAATTTCGCGTTTATCTTACATatacactgtaaacttttgtttaCCAAGAACACAGTTATGTGGTGTTAGCAATATGCAAATTAGTACCATGTATATTAAAGCAAAATGTCAAAATTCAATGCAACAccaaattgttttaatattcgTACTATGTAAATCAATGATCCCGTTCCTCAGTGGCAGATATGAATAATTTTTGAATGATATAAGTAATTTCAACTGTAAAAGCAAATgtcataaaattattgaaatgcaAGAAAGCTAACattacattataattaaaaatgtgtCTGTGGAAGATTTATGAcacgataaatatattatatggaTATTACGTACGAATAAATCGTTGAAACCATAGTGGCTTATTTTTCCATCTAACACCAATAAAATAAGCTGGAATTCCAGATAAAGTTATTAAGGCACCTATTCCAACTTCGTATGGTCTTTGGTAGGAGggaaaaaatactaaaaatgcACATATGCATACAAACGTGATAGGAATCCATAAAGGcatctaaaaaaatatatttataattttaatcaaaatatttcCGGAGAATTTGAAGTAATATctatctattaggttgtctgaaaagtgtctttcttttacagacacgccttttacaacaacgcatctttatacaaacatgaatcCTAATCTGttgaacgttgtgatctttattttgatagaacaaaatgggtcatacgtaatttgataaaataatataaaacgaaaaatgttgttcatccgttatttctttataaaacgaaagaaactttttggatgACCTAATATCTAATTACTTACTTTAATGGGTCGACTCATATTAGGCTGTTTATAACGAAGCCATAAAACACCAGATACTGATAacattataaaaaatgattCGACTATGCTGCAGTATGTAATCAATACAAAAATATCACTTGTGCACAGCATTACTAAAGATAATATacactaaaaataaaaaaggaaatatttatatttcaatgaaCATTAATTTGGaatatgtaatacaatatatatttcatatatatacatacaagaaAAACTAAGGCAGGTGTAGGTGTAAATCTCGAAATATTAATATGACTTAACATTGAAGGAAAATGTCCGTTCCTGGCACCAACAAAACACATTCGAGATGATGTCATAATATGAACACTTAATCCTCCAAATGCACATATAGCTACCATTACAGGTATTGTCCATGCCATTACACCAAGAAGTTGATCTCCAAAAGTCTAACAAAAATTTGTCTCAATAGTTAAATTATACATCTTTTGAATAAAATCAccatatagaaaataatactaACCACAGCAATTGCATGAGAGGCAATCATCGCAGTTGGTGTTAAAACTGATAAATAAGCTACATTTGCCAATACATAAATGAAAGTAACTAAAGGTAGTGATATGTATATAGCTCGTGGTAAATtcctgtaaaataaaattatttatttactattgaaaaaaaaaaatgatcttATGTTACTTTATACTACATACACATAAGGATCTTTCAATTCTTCAGTCATAAAATTTAAGTAATTCCATCcagaatatgaaaatataccAGAACAAAAGGCAACTGCGATTTTGCTAGGATCCGTGATTGTATTTTCAAagacattttcaaaattttctgtaTGTCctgaaacaaattattaatatgtacatatagttgattattaaaagaagaattttaagaagagcaaagttatttaaattgagtctataataaaaaaatttatattctgtTTAGTTTCTTTTTGAAGatttaataatactaatatctagccatatattaaaattatacttacCTAACATCATCCAAACCAACCCagcaataattataattattaatgcaCCAACTTTAGCAAATATGAATACATTTTGCATTTTAGATGTTTCTTTAACATCATAACAATTTGCGAATGTAAGTAAACCTgttaaaacattgaaattatagAAA
This genomic window from Bombus terrestris chromosome 9, iyBomTerr1.2, whole genome shotgun sequence contains:
- the LOC100651333 gene encoding V-type proton ATPase subunit F, which encodes MALHSAGKGKLLAVIGDEDTCVGFLLGGVGEINKHRQPNFMVVDKNTAVSDIEDTFKRFIKRDDIDIILINQNVAEMIRHVIDSHTQPIPSVLEIPSKDHPYDASKDSILRRAKGMFNPEDIH
- the LOC100651527 gene encoding uncharacterized protein LOC100651527 isoform X2: MSFVNDVNIYKKMVSQEIIQKPCTINETSAEFMVLPKCEHSEETLIVGEEIIVDENIDINQISEEVICKQKDTSEYFEESMNATMSVEYAEDAISLSGENTSRQKWLSNDVNKEELLLSESEESEAETYNKVIVDDQDGDEETIATFVTAAGQQLALYAVEDSDEIFAVAVYDESGEPPTNFQFLMKSDVERLIGEGAVRTVKKPTQIKRQLLTTESPIFFPKSEPINDISMDNENKIMSNENERIQEKEYILEENSNLMKHSNLNLGTKRVSNIIYATNEKQPDVTYLMMDDCSANMDNSEEYQEDDKSDSEFVEQSTVQYILFEGDQSDSELTFDEIHKTLQNLKANAAKKQMNKKIINRDQNNFGNLKETEYETSVYQNSNVSNKMSNSLTKRKFNLLDSQQELLETLANSSADLIPSSTNLDISNGSIEYTSPESSQIQYKTKRSRKQQLISVNREDSEIIIQPASLVTEEDNNVRKRVRRNKRVAHSRYRQRNTDSKRMKKVKRKEVEIIEIDIDEEESILQSERDVVEITIDDSKDKYSSDKENEIIMVGDSDDESQQSNSKAILLQCQHCLRNFRQQRALETHLRVCSKSPSNTIRFNEQKLKHANGTTEDTVKKQYACKICQQKFDVVVALARHVRSEHSQRKKRRFSKLSVERPSIEIKEKKEHIEPKKQTIIKKIKRKRNQRPKCTWEVKKLSCSDCGRWFPSAALLRAHCLQHGTKKSEQQIRRCQICKKLIRSRLLFVQHLKKHRNLQKNIKSVPNIQKKLHTTRSVTSKITTLRKRGRSRKL
- the LOC100651527 gene encoding uncharacterized protein LOC100651527 isoform X1, whose translation is MSFVNDVNIYKKMVSQEIIQKPCTINETSAEFMVLPKCEHSEETLIVGEEIIVDENIDINQISEEVICKQKDTSEYFEESMNATMSVEYAEDAISLSGENTSRQKWLSNDVNKEELLLSESEESEAETYNKVIVDDQDGDEETIATFVTAAGQQLALYAVEDSDEIFAVAVYDESGEPPTNFQFLMKSDVERLIGEGAVRTVKKPTQIKRQLLTTESPIFFPKSEPINDISMDNENKIMSNENERIQEKEYILEENSNLMKHSNLNLGTKRVSNIIYATNEKQPDVTYLMMDDCSANMDNSEEYQEDDKSDSEFVEQSTVQYILFEGDQSDSELTFDEIHKTLQNLKANAAKKQMNKKIINRDQNNFGNLKETEYETSVYQNSNVSNKMSNSLTKRKFNLLDSQQELLETLANSSADLIPSSTNLDISNGSIEYTSPESSQIQYKTKRSRKQQLISVNREDSEIIIQPASLVTEEDNNVRKRVRRNKRVAHSRYRQRNTDSKRMKKVKRKEVEIIEIDIDEEESILQSERDVVEITIDDSKDKYSSDKENEIIMVGDSDDESQQSNSKAILLQCQHCLRNFRQQRALETHLRVCSKSPSNTIRFNEQKLKHANGTTEDTVKKQYACKICQQKFDVVVALARHVRSEHSQRKKRRFSKLSVERPSIEIKEKKEHIEPKKQTIIKKIKRKRNQRPKCTWEVKKLSCSDCGRWFPSAALLRAHCLQHGTKKSEQQIRRCQICKKLIRSRLLFVQHLKKHRNLQKNIKSVPNIQKKLHTTSLTFTLTKRLILPSFFDHATL
- the LOC100651527 gene encoding uncharacterized protein LOC100651527 isoform X3, with product MSFVNDVNIYKKMVSQEIIQKPCTINETSAEFMVLPKCEHSEETLIVGEEIIVDENIDINQISEEVICKQKDTSEYFEESMNATMSVEYAEDAISLSGENTSRQKWLSNDVNKEELLLSESEESEAETYNKVIVDDQDGDEETIATFVTAAGQQLALYAVEDSDEIFAVAVYDESGEPPTNFQFLMKSDVERLIGEGAVRTVKKPTQIKRQLLTTESPIFFPKSEPINDISMDNENKIMSNENERIQEKEYILEENSNLMKHSNLNLGTKRVSNIIYATNEKQPDVTYLMMDDCSANMDNSEEYQEDDKSDSEFVEQSTVQYILFEGDQSDSELTFDEIHKTLQNLKANAAKKQMNKKIINRDQNNFGNLKETEYETSVYQNSNVSNKMSNSLTKRKFNLLDSQQELLETLANSSADLIPSSTNLDISNGSIEYTSPESSQIQYKTKRSRKQQLISVNREDSEIIIQPASLVTEEDNNVRKRVRRNKRVAHSRYRQRNTDSKRMKKVKRKEVEIIEIDIDEEESILQSERDVVEITIDDSKDKYSSDKENEIIMVGDSDDESQQSNSKAILLQCQHCLRNFRQQRALETHLRVCSKSPSNTIRFNEQKLKHANGTTEDTVKKQYACKICQQKFDVVVALARHVRSEHSQRKKRRFSKLSVERPSIEIKEKKEHIEPKKQTIIKKIKRKRNQRPKCTWEVKKLSCSDCGRWFPSAALLRAHCLQHGTKKSEQQIRRCQICKKLIRSRLLFVQHLKKHRNLQKNIKSVPNIQKKLHTTR